In one Candidatus Nanopelagicus limnes genomic region, the following are encoded:
- a CDS encoding galactose mutarotase, giving the protein MLNIDGDQISIAIDLDQGARLASVQWRDMQFAVPFRGQDLTWGWFSMAPFAGRIKDGIIKDSKGNKHQLPNNFDPPHALIGYGAQSSWEDIGGGRQFLELPSPFNGATVTQSYEILDNAIRWSLDYEANGCDLPVTLGFHPWFAREIGKGDSAELLFAANKMFKRGDDYLPTGDIITPTQPPWDDTFMEIKGVPEIIWPGAARLTMECDTPYWMVYSQDEDGICIEPVTAPPDAQNLGIQGDSYIECLIAFSEDL; this is encoded by the coding sequence GTGTTAAATATTGATGGGGATCAAATCTCAATAGCAATTGATTTAGATCAAGGAGCACGTCTTGCATCTGTGCAGTGGCGAGATATGCAGTTTGCAGTTCCCTTTCGTGGACAGGATTTAACTTGGGGTTGGTTTTCTATGGCCCCCTTTGCCGGAAGAATTAAAGATGGAATTATTAAAGATTCAAAGGGTAATAAGCATCAATTACCAAATAACTTTGATCCACCGCACGCCTTAATTGGATATGGCGCGCAATCTTCTTGGGAGGATATTGGCGGTGGCCGGCAATTCTTAGAACTACCATCACCTTTTAACGGTGCGACTGTTACCCAAAGTTATGAGATCTTAGACAACGCAATTCGCTGGTCACTTGATTACGAAGCAAATGGTTGTGATCTGCCGGTAACTTTAGGTTTTCATCCATGGTTTGCCCGTGAGATTGGTAAAGGAGATTCAGCTGAGCTTTTATTTGCAGCTAATAAGATGTTTAAAAGAGGTGATGATTACCTACCAACAGGTGACATCATCACGCCAACCCAACCACCATGGGATGACACATTTATGGAGATTAAAGGAGTTCCTGAGATCATTTGGCCAGGAGCTGCCAGGTTAACAATGGAGTGCGATACGCCTTACTGGATGGTTTATAGCCAGGATGAAGATGGTATTTGTATTGAACCTGTGACAGCACCGCCTGATGCCCAAAACTTAGGAATCCAAGGCGATTCCTATATTGAGTGCTTAATTGCATTCAGTGAAGATTTATAA
- a CDS encoding Fur family transcriptional regulator codes for MAKPNELREKGLRLTPQRELVLQAVRQLGHATPEEVAEKVRATHPGINLSTVYRNLETLENVGLVLHTHLGHGGATYHAAEELTHLHLVCSECEGIGDAPIETAANFVNTLADDYGFKTDVTHFAVYGLCSKCANKPGK; via the coding sequence ATGGCTAAACCAAATGAGCTGCGGGAAAAAGGGCTTCGCTTAACTCCACAACGTGAGTTAGTGCTGCAAGCGGTTAGACAGCTTGGCCATGCCACACCGGAAGAAGTAGCAGAAAAAGTACGCGCAACCCATCCTGGGATTAATCTTTCAACTGTTTATCGAAACCTTGAAACATTAGAAAATGTTGGTTTAGTGCTCCACACCCATTTAGGTCATGGTGGTGCGACCTATCACGCAGCCGAAGAGTTAACCCACCTTCACTTAGTCTGTTCAGAGTGTGAAGGGATTGGGGATGCCCCAATTGAAACTGCAGCTAACTTTGTTAATACCTTGGCGGATGATTACGGATTTAAGACAGATGTAACACACTTTGCTGTTTATGGATTATGTAGTAAGTGCGCAAATAAACCAGGTAAGTAA
- a CDS encoding thioredoxin family protein, translated as MESLLPLLLLISITSVIGLTLRAKKGVIKKGSRLKISEGEFAGKYGSRLTILQFSTTFCSECRTAKAIVKDVVKDSKDITYVEVDAESNLDLVRRIDIRSTPTTIFLDSKGFEIARAKGAPKRDQLIKAIKAI; from the coding sequence ATGGAAAGTTTGCTGCCACTTCTTTTACTTATCTCCATAACCTCAGTAATTGGGCTAACTCTGCGCGCTAAAAAGGGTGTTATTAAAAAGGGATCAAGGTTGAAAATTTCAGAGGGTGAGTTCGCTGGCAAATATGGCAGCCGTCTTACCATCCTGCAATTTTCTACCACCTTCTGCTCTGAGTGCCGAACTGCAAAAGCAATTGTTAAAGATGTGGTTAAGGATTCTAAGGACATCACTTATGTTGAAGTTGATGCTGAATCCAATCTTGATTTGGTTAGAAGAATTGATATTCGCTCCACTCCAACCACCATATTTTTAGATAGCAAGGGGTTTGAGATCGCCAGGGCAAAGGGTGCGCCAAAACGTGATCAACTTATCAAGGCGATCAAAGCTATCTAA
- a CDS encoding RNA polymerase sigma factor yields MSLRNKAQAPATVAAWSVSDLSALYTQNRSSLIAQARRILRSDADAAEVVQDAFLKFILAAPELDTADRAMAYLRTTVNNLCLNVIRATGSRPNLVALDSDTSQERLAEIAAENHIPMDATLAAAEDASIIREALSRLSETQRTALVMWEVEGRTTKEIAAAIGTSEKNVRHVVQRARASFIRVLTEWVVDEKTGATALDSISGTYKKAAELAKKSSKVALSLLIVMVAFLGFNSVTGSEFNNGLVVSTLTQEAPVSTQSSTPSPTETNLDLSNQKIIEDNSAINFRTSKSLFAGLSKDGLPTGFTVSDATGNVGSLSVSSQSTITNPDGYVLVSYAQSQGESVLNILVSQTITVDGAGTSYFASPSVTVAGSWFPLTQTGSAATITRLSNGNYLLTATIYIDSTVDSALFVATTGGLDVDAIPNEINTRIILNSSKSSILAQAINIGAKGVK; encoded by the coding sequence GTGTCACTTCGCAATAAGGCTCAGGCCCCAGCAACAGTTGCTGCGTGGTCTGTTTCTGATTTATCCGCTCTTTATACCCAAAACCGCTCATCACTTATCGCTCAAGCCCGCCGAATTCTTCGAAGCGATGCTGATGCAGCAGAGGTAGTCCAAGATGCCTTCCTTAAATTTATCTTGGCAGCCCCAGAGCTAGATACCGCAGATCGTGCCATGGCATATCTGCGCACCACAGTTAACAATCTATGCCTAAACGTAATCCGTGCAACTGGATCTCGCCCCAACTTAGTTGCCCTTGATTCAGATACATCCCAAGAACGCCTTGCTGAGATCGCAGCAGAGAATCACATTCCAATGGATGCAACACTTGCCGCAGCAGAGGATGCATCAATAATTCGAGAAGCACTATCTCGACTTTCAGAAACTCAACGCACAGCCCTTGTTATGTGGGAAGTTGAAGGCCGTACCACTAAAGAGATTGCAGCTGCAATTGGAACAAGTGAGAAAAATGTTCGCCATGTTGTTCAACGTGCCCGCGCATCATTTATTCGTGTTCTTACCGAGTGGGTCGTTGATGAGAAAACCGGCGCTACTGCTCTTGATTCTATTTCTGGTACATATAAGAAGGCAGCAGAGCTCGCTAAGAAATCATCAAAGGTTGCACTTTCATTACTTATCGTGATGGTCGCATTCCTTGGGTTTAACTCTGTAACTGGAAGTGAGTTTAATAATGGTTTGGTCGTTTCAACTCTAACTCAAGAGGCACCAGTTTCGACTCAATCATCGACTCCATCTCCTACAGAAACAAACTTAGATCTTTCAAATCAAAAGATTATTGAAGATAATTCTGCGATTAACTTCCGCACATCGAAGTCATTATTTGCTGGTCTTTCTAAGGATGGACTACCAACAGGGTTTACAGTTTCTGATGCGACTGGAAATGTTGGATCACTTTCTGTTTCATCTCAATCAACAATTACTAACCCTGATGGTTATGTGCTTGTTTCATATGCACAATCCCAGGGTGAATCAGTGTTAAATATCTTGGTTTCCCAAACAATTACAGTTGATGGTGCAGGTACTTCATACTTCGCAAGCCCTTCTGTGACTGTTGCTGGCTCATGGTTTCCGCTGACCCAAACTGGCTCTGCCGCAACAATTACCCGCCTTTCTAACGGAAATTATCTTCTAACAGCCACCATATATATAGATTCAACGGTGGATTCAGCGCTATTTGTGGCTACTACTGGCGGGTTAGATGTCGATGCGATTCCAAATGAGATAAATACCCGTATAATTTTGAACTCTAGCAAGAGCTCAATCCTTGCCCAGGCGATCAATATTGGCGCCAAGGGGGTCAAATAA
- a CDS encoding nucleotide sugar dehydrogenase yields the protein MQITVVGQGYVGLPLAIAAADAGFKVFGLDLNQERITLLSRGISLIEDLNDEAVLRNLKSKNYEPTTNPKTINQSEIVLICVPTPITNDNKPDLEALISATTTVGRNLKAETLVIVESTIEPGTCRNILLPIMLKESGLKLGEFEIAYSPERIDPTNKKWGIRNTPKLVAGLTDNATKRAEEFYEKFIESIIICSSLEIAETAKLLENTFRLVNISFINELAIFCQKMGIDITEVISAAATKPYGFMPFYPGVGVGGHCIPVDPLYLAHAAKSIGAPTRLIDLADQINQEMPGYFVGRAEEKISGLKNKKVLVVGVSYKPNVADVRESPVESLITGLKQKGAQVSWHDDLVKVWNGEESVALSSDFDLAIIATPHDYLDLLKLGNVPILNTRGSI from the coding sequence ATGCAAATCACTGTTGTAGGGCAAGGCTATGTAGGACTACCTTTAGCAATTGCTGCTGCTGATGCTGGATTTAAAGTGTTTGGATTAGATTTAAATCAGGAAAGAATTACATTACTTAGTCGTGGTATAAGTCTTATTGAAGACTTAAACGATGAGGCTGTACTGAGAAACTTAAAATCAAAGAACTACGAGCCAACTACAAATCCAAAGACGATTAATCAATCGGAGATTGTATTGATTTGCGTTCCTACGCCAATTACCAATGACAATAAACCAGATCTAGAGGCGCTAATCAGTGCTACCACTACTGTTGGAAGAAATCTAAAAGCCGAAACCTTAGTAATTGTAGAATCAACAATTGAGCCTGGTACTTGCCGAAATATTCTTCTACCAATTATGTTAAAGGAGTCTGGCTTAAAACTTGGTGAATTTGAAATTGCTTACTCCCCTGAGCGAATCGATCCAACAAATAAAAAGTGGGGTATTAGGAATACACCAAAATTAGTGGCCGGCCTTACGGATAATGCTACTAAGAGAGCAGAGGAGTTTTACGAGAAGTTTATTGAATCAATAATCATTTGTTCATCTTTAGAAATTGCTGAGACTGCAAAGTTACTTGAGAACACATTTAGGTTAGTAAATATCTCATTTATTAATGAGTTAGCAATCTTTTGCCAGAAAATGGGAATCGACATTACTGAGGTAATTTCAGCTGCAGCTACTAAGCCGTATGGGTTTATGCCCTTCTACCCAGGTGTTGGCGTTGGTGGTCACTGCATACCCGTAGATCCACTCTACTTAGCACATGCGGCTAAATCAATTGGTGCTCCCACTAGATTAATAGATTTAGCGGACCAAATAAACCAAGAGATGCCGGGGTATTTTGTTGGTAGAGCTGAAGAAAAAATTAGCGGGCTTAAGAATAAGAAAGTTTTAGTCGTTGGAGTTTCATATAAACCAAATGTGGCTGATGTAAGGGAGAGCCCTGTGGAGTCCTTGATTACCGGATTAAAACAAAAAGGGGCGCAAGTATCTTGGCATGATGATTTAGTAAAAGTATGGAATGGTGAGGAATCTGTTGCGCTCAGTAGTGATTTCGATCTAGCAATCATTGCGACCCCCCATGATTACCTTGATTTATTAAAGCTTGGAAATGTGCCAATACTTAATACACGAGGATCTATTTAG
- a CDS encoding heme-degrading domain-containing protein, with amino-acid sequence MTTGGFSSKQLLEEEQILKLPSLTNSDAVEIGEIATTLGNQRKVPIAIQVRIGDWIVFHASLHGSKPENDWWINRKVAVVKLKQHSTMYERVSAEERGVDWHKENNVQDETHAIHGGALPLITDEGFKGILIVSGLPQVEDHLFAVEVLTEFLARKGEEL; translated from the coding sequence ATGACAACTGGCGGCTTTAGCAGCAAGCAATTATTAGAAGAAGAGCAAATCTTAAAGCTACCCTCACTTACAAATTCAGATGCAGTTGAAATTGGCGAGATCGCAACTACTTTAGGTAATCAAAGAAAAGTCCCTATAGCGATTCAGGTGCGAATTGGTGATTGGATTGTTTTCCACGCATCCCTACATGGCTCAAAACCTGAAAATGACTGGTGGATAAATCGCAAGGTTGCCGTGGTTAAGTTAAAGCAACATTCAACTATGTATGAAAGAGTTTCTGCTGAGGAGCGTGGAGTCGATTGGCATAAAGAAAATAACGTGCAAGATGAAACCCATGCAATTCATGGCGGGGCACTTCCCTTAATCACAGATGAAGGTTTTAAAGGGATTTTGATTGTAAGCGGATTACCTCAAGTTGAAGACCATTTATTTGCTGTTGAAGTATTAACAGAGTTTTTAGCCCGAAAAGGTGAAGAGCTTTAA
- a CDS encoding NAD-dependent epimerase/dehydratase family protein, whose translation MKYLITGGAGFIGSHLVEKLIARGDQVVVFDNLSTGSARNLSAIKEGIKFEQGNILDKAAIDKLVSESDYVVHLAAVLGVFNIVNKPLESLKTNLQGSEVVLEACDKYRKPVLIASTSEIYGKNDKVPLSEEDDRIIGHPLKSRWSYSEAKAVDESLAYFYYLENKLPIRIVRFFNTVGPRQIGHYGMVVPRFVSSALKNEPLSVYGSGEQIRCFCHVDDAVRALLLVMDSDKTVGQVFNIGNNQQITIMELAQKVIELTGSSSTIAKIAYEKAYPEGFEDMQRRVPDISKIKKVLGWSPEINLDQIIKDIAAFNSK comes from the coding sequence GTGAAGTATTTAATTACAGGAGGAGCAGGATTTATAGGCTCCCACCTTGTTGAAAAATTGATTGCTAGAGGTGATCAGGTAGTTGTATTTGATAATCTCTCAACAGGCTCAGCACGTAATCTCTCTGCAATCAAAGAGGGGATTAAGTTTGAGCAAGGAAATATTCTAGATAAAGCAGCAATTGATAAATTAGTGTCAGAAAGTGATTATGTTGTGCACTTAGCGGCTGTACTTGGTGTATTTAATATTGTTAATAAGCCTTTAGAGAGTCTTAAAACAAATCTTCAAGGTAGTGAGGTTGTGCTTGAGGCATGTGATAAATATAGAAAACCAGTTTTAATTGCCTCAACAAGTGAGATCTATGGAAAAAATGACAAGGTGCCGTTAAGTGAAGAGGATGATCGAATTATTGGTCACCCACTAAAGTCACGGTGGTCATATAGTGAAGCAAAAGCTGTGGATGAAAGCCTTGCATATTTTTATTACTTAGAGAATAAACTTCCAATTCGTATTGTTAGGTTCTTTAATACAGTTGGTCCTCGTCAGATTGGCCATTACGGAATGGTGGTACCAAGGTTTGTAAGCTCAGCTCTAAAGAATGAGCCTCTTTCTGTCTATGGCAGTGGTGAACAAATCAGATGTTTTTGCCATGTAGATGATGCAGTTAGAGCCCTGCTTTTAGTGATGGATTCAGATAAAACTGTGGGTCAAGTTTTTAATATTGGAAACAACCAGCAGATCACGATTATGGAGCTAGCACAGAAAGTAATTGAACTTACTGGATCATCCTCTACTATTGCAAAGATTGCTTATGAGAAGGCATACCCTGAAGGTTTTGAGGATATGCAAAGGCGAGTACCTGATATATCAAAGATTAAGAAAGTTTTAGGCTGGTCACCTGAAATCAATCTTGATCAAATTATTAAAGATATCGCTGCCTTTAACTCCAAGTAA
- a CDS encoding DUF4395 domain-containing protein translates to MSNTTQAKPERLIDARGPRYTAAITTVVLSAALVTESNLIIGFQFAVFLSAVLFGLRRSVYGFIYRNLIQPRLSGPVPSENEAAPRFAQLVGALFAATALLGGLTGNTPVFLIATSFALGAAFLNAAFGFCLGCQFYLILLRAKSRITSRN, encoded by the coding sequence GTGTCAAATACAACTCAAGCAAAGCCTGAGCGTTTAATCGATGCCAGAGGTCCAAGATATACCGCAGCAATTACAACTGTAGTTCTATCAGCTGCGTTGGTAACAGAATCTAATTTAATTATTGGATTTCAATTTGCAGTCTTTTTATCAGCCGTTTTATTTGGACTTCGCAGGTCCGTCTATGGTTTTATCTATCGTAATTTGATTCAACCACGGCTTTCAGGACCAGTACCTAGTGAGAATGAGGCAGCCCCAAGATTTGCCCAATTAGTTGGCGCACTATTTGCTGCAACCGCACTCCTTGGTGGCTTAACTGGAAACACACCGGTCTTTTTAATTGCAACTAGTTTTGCACTAGGAGCTGCCTTCTTAAATGCTGCCTTTGGTTTTTGCTTAGGTTGCCAGTTCTACTTAATCCTTTTGCGTGCTAAATCTCGCATAACTTCAAGAAATTAG
- the mshD gene encoding mycothiol synthase, with protein sequence MQHLNHLSKSQQESVLALINAAHDFDGTPPIAEHVLLHLRHGGDKSDSHIVFENGNQVIAYAHLDTTDLVAGPSVEAVVHPNHRGKGLGSLILNEAIKVCGDKTRIWSHGDLPAAKAIASSLKLERLWSNLLMSKSLGQIQSVTSKYPIRTFIPDLDNQAFLSLNNKVFANYPDQGGWSEDDLRVRLNEAWFEKEGFFIAEDKGELIGFCWTKIHGAHTHSHSDQDDDHGHDALGEIYVLAVNPDYKEQGMGRDLTITGLNYLKYQGLNNVMLYVGVENKPAFNLYKSLGFNEFGSDVMYRVKS encoded by the coding sequence TTGCAACACTTAAATCACCTATCTAAATCACAACAAGAAAGTGTTTTGGCTTTAATAAATGCTGCCCATGATTTTGATGGAACTCCACCTATTGCAGAGCATGTATTACTTCACCTTCGCCATGGTGGTGATAAATCAGATTCACACATAGTTTTTGAAAATGGCAATCAAGTAATTGCATACGCCCACCTTGATACAACTGATCTAGTGGCAGGTCCAAGTGTCGAAGCAGTGGTGCATCCAAACCATAGAGGCAAAGGGTTGGGATCTTTGATATTGAATGAGGCAATAAAAGTATGTGGTGATAAAACTCGAATCTGGTCTCATGGTGATCTACCCGCTGCAAAAGCTATTGCTTCATCTTTAAAACTTGAACGGCTTTGGTCAAATCTTTTAATGAGTAAATCACTTGGTCAAATACAATCAGTCACTTCTAAATACCCAATCCGCACATTCATTCCAGATCTTGATAATCAAGCTTTCTTATCGCTTAACAATAAAGTCTTCGCTAATTACCCAGATCAAGGTGGGTGGAGTGAGGATGATTTAAGAGTAAGACTTAATGAAGCTTGGTTTGAAAAAGAAGGATTTTTTATAGCGGAGGATAAGGGTGAGTTAATTGGATTTTGTTGGACCAAAATTCATGGCGCCCACACTCATTCACACAGTGATCAGGATGATGATCATGGTCATGACGCGCTCGGTGAGATCTATGTTTTAGCGGTTAATCCAGATTACAAAGAGCAAGGTATGGGACGGGATTTAACAATTACCGGCCTTAATTACTTAAAGTATCAAGGGCTAAACAACGTGATGTTATATGTTGGAGTTGAAAATAAACCAGCCTTTAATCTTTATAAATCACTTGGCTTTAATGAGTTTGGCAGTGATGTTATGTATCGGGTTAAAAGTTAA
- a CDS encoding carbohydrate kinase family protein, whose protein sequence is MSQVWVAGEVLIDFIPDGSDRTPIVGGGPANTAKALSKIGIDTQFIDGVSTDDYGQMAKDELVASGVKLDYVKYSDKPTCLAIVSLNNSGSATYEFVIENTATFDFTLGWLPNPQTEQPSLLHIGTLATAIEPGASVLLEWAQSVAKIAPIVFDPNIRPAVMSDRNLYVKQVERWVFISSAVKVSDEDIRWLYPSLEIDQVVKNWLAKGPSLIVVTYGDKGLAGYRVGEKVIVDTVKVVVADTVGAGDTVGAILVEAIVKDGLDPLSGMRLEMMLKRAAKAAAITVSRSGANPPTLKEIE, encoded by the coding sequence ATGAGTCAAGTTTGGGTGGCAGGTGAGGTATTAATTGATTTTATTCCAGATGGTTCAGATCGAACACCAATTGTCGGTGGGGGGCCAGCCAACACAGCAAAAGCACTTTCAAAGATTGGTATCGATACGCAGTTTATTGATGGAGTTTCAACCGATGATTATGGTCAGATGGCAAAAGATGAGTTGGTTGCGTCAGGTGTAAAACTTGATTACGTAAAGTATTCAGATAAGCCAACATGTTTAGCAATAGTTTCACTTAACAATTCAGGATCAGCCACCTATGAGTTTGTTATTGAAAACACTGCCACCTTTGATTTCACTCTAGGTTGGCTACCAAATCCTCAAACTGAGCAGCCATCACTTCTTCATATCGGAACCCTTGCCACAGCAATTGAGCCAGGGGCCTCTGTATTACTTGAATGGGCACAATCTGTAGCAAAGATTGCACCAATTGTTTTTGATCCAAATATTCGGCCTGCTGTAATGAGTGATCGCAATCTGTATGTGAAGCAAGTGGAGCGATGGGTATTTATTTCATCAGCTGTGAAGGTAAGTGATGAAGATATAAGGTGGCTTTATCCTTCACTTGAAATTGATCAGGTTGTTAAGAATTGGCTTGCAAAGGGGCCATCACTGATTGTGGTTACATACGGTGATAAAGGATTAGCAGGGTATCGAGTAGGTGAAAAGGTAATTGTTGATACTGTAAAGGTTGTAGTTGCTGACACAGTGGGTGCGGGTGACACAGTGGGTGCTATTTTGGTTGAGGCAATTGTGAAAGATGGTCTGGATCCTTTGAGTGGGATGAGGTTAGAAATGATGCTTAAACGGGCTGCAAAGGCTGCTGCAATAACTGTTTCTAGAAGTGGTGCTAATCCACCAACATTAAAGGAGATTGAGTAA
- a CDS encoding O-antigen ligase family protein, translating into MKTNTSHFENIAKSPLRWILISLVFVTLFFQSTLADPFNSPKLWILIVLASWISGYLISFRSVIFANLEIQRLTVVIILFIICLLVASFLTDNLYFAFFGETQRRNGFLQYFALSVIMLVTAMFFRDFNVKSLFQVTYVIASISAFYALLQTTGNDFVNWVNPYNSIIGTLGNPNFAAAVMAIMGVMIFTSTFIIEQKFIYRLFPALLALLLLFLIYKSNARQGLISFGLGVGIFLTIFMWSKSRLLGTVATVIGGITVLISVLGILQVGPFEKYLYKPSVSIRGHYWKAGIDMWLAHPFFGVGVDRYGAYFKEFRDSSYPLTYGFEITSTNAHNTFIQFFATGGIFVGITYILLNIYVLQRAIKGIKSFNGSDKMHMASLFSAWVAFHAQSLVSIDNIGISIWGWILGGAIVGLSISKIDYSNQKEVFSQLSISNKKVLQNSISGALALMSIILLSNLYSGETNSYRSSVKVNLQDANSRSYYRDLQFRVIDTPLIDPTYSLFASINLVESGFINEGLSEIEKISLKDPRNITALSLLAIVNEQLGNLPKAIAYREKIVRLDPWGATNYLALGIYYKQQGNLIQSQTILEKILSFAASNPISQQAKKELAP; encoded by the coding sequence ATGAAGACCAACACATCACATTTTGAAAATATAGCTAAATCTCCCCTAAGGTGGATACTAATATCCTTAGTTTTTGTTACGCTTTTTTTCCAATCCACACTCGCAGATCCCTTTAATTCACCAAAATTATGGATATTAATTGTCCTTGCATCCTGGATTTCAGGCTATCTCATAAGCTTTAGAAGTGTAATTTTCGCGAATCTAGAGATCCAGCGTTTAACTGTGGTGATTATTCTTTTTATCATCTGTCTATTAGTTGCTTCTTTTTTAACAGATAATTTATATTTTGCTTTTTTTGGCGAAACTCAACGCCGAAATGGATTTCTCCAGTATTTTGCATTATCGGTAATAATGCTAGTGACTGCCATGTTTTTTCGAGATTTTAACGTTAAGAGTCTCTTCCAAGTCACATACGTAATTGCTTCTATATCGGCCTTTTATGCACTATTGCAGACCACAGGCAATGACTTTGTGAATTGGGTCAACCCATACAATTCAATAATTGGTACTTTAGGAAACCCTAACTTTGCCGCCGCAGTCATGGCAATAATGGGAGTTATGATTTTTACTTCAACATTTATAATTGAGCAAAAGTTTATATATAGATTATTTCCAGCTTTACTTGCATTACTCCTATTGTTTTTAATTTATAAATCCAATGCGCGTCAAGGACTTATTTCTTTTGGTTTAGGAGTTGGAATTTTTCTAACTATATTTATGTGGTCAAAAAGCAGATTGCTCGGCACTGTAGCAACTGTTATAGGAGGAATAACTGTACTTATCTCTGTATTAGGAATTTTACAAGTTGGGCCGTTTGAAAAATATTTGTACAAACCATCCGTCAGTATACGAGGTCATTACTGGAAAGCTGGAATCGATATGTGGTTGGCTCATCCTTTTTTTGGTGTCGGTGTTGATAGATACGGTGCTTACTTTAAAGAGTTCCGAGATTCTAGTTACCCTCTTACCTATGGTTTTGAGATTACCAGCACAAATGCTCATAATACATTTATACAATTTTTTGCAACTGGCGGAATTTTTGTTGGAATTACATATATTCTGTTGAATATTTATGTGTTGCAACGAGCCATAAAAGGGATTAAGAGTTTCAACGGCTCTGATAAAATGCACATGGCCTCACTTTTTTCAGCTTGGGTGGCTTTTCATGCACAATCTTTGGTGTCAATTGACAATATAGGAATTTCAATTTGGGGATGGATTCTTGGGGGTGCAATTGTTGGCTTATCAATATCGAAAATTGATTATAGCAATCAGAAAGAAGTTTTTTCGCAATTGAGTATTAGCAACAAAAAAGTTTTGCAGAATTCAATTTCAGGTGCATTAGCGTTAATGTCAATAATTTTGTTGAGTAATCTTTACAGTGGTGAAACCAATTCATATAGGTCAAGCGTTAAAGTAAATTTACAAGATGCTAATTCACGTTCCTACTATAGAGATTTACAGTTTAGGGTTATTGATACGCCACTTATTGACCCTACTTATAGTTTATTTGCATCTATAAATCTTGTTGAAAGTGGATTTATAAATGAAGGATTATCAGAAATTGAAAAGATATCCCTCAAAGATCCTAGAAATATAACAGCATTAAGTCTATTAGCCATCGTCAACGAGCAACTAGGAAACCTACCTAAAGCAATTGCCTATAGGGAAAAAATAGTAAGATTAGATCCTTGGGGCGCAACTAACTATCTCGCGCTAGGCATATATTACAAGCAGCAAGGAAACCTGATTCAGTCTCAAACGATATTAGAGAAGATTTTATCCTTTGCGGCTTCTAATCCTATTTCTCAACAAGCTAAAAAAGAATTAGCACCTTAA
- a CDS encoding winged helix-turn-helix transcriptional regulator, giving the protein MARLLLLTNSSGASADVMPALGLLQHDVKILPIEASVLVEPPVVDCLLIDARRDLPAAKSFTKLITSTGVDVPIMVITTEGGLSAINADWGIDDVILDTAGPAEVDARIRIVIGQSAIAQLASNPSSGEIRSGEVIIDESSYTAKIKGRVLDLTFKEFELLKYLAQHPGRVFTRSQLLQEIWGYDYFGGTRTVDVHIRRLRSKLGPEFEAIIGTVRNVGYRFSVQNNQTTADIN; this is encoded by the coding sequence ATGGCACGTCTACTTCTTCTGACAAACTCAAGCGGTGCTAGCGCTGATGTAATGCCCGCTCTTGGCTTGTTGCAGCATGATGTGAAGATCTTGCCAATTGAGGCCTCAGTTTTAGTTGAACCACCAGTAGTTGATTGCTTACTAATTGATGCCCGACGTGATCTGCCAGCTGCGAAATCATTTACCAAGTTAATTACCTCAACTGGGGTGGATGTTCCGATTATGGTGATCACTACAGAAGGTGGCCTATCTGCAATAAATGCGGATTGGGGCATTGATGATGTAATTCTTGATACCGCAGGTCCTGCTGAGGTGGACGCTCGAATTCGGATTGTGATTGGCCAATCTGCGATTGCGCAATTAGCAAGTAATCCATCCTCTGGTGAGATTAGAAGTGGTGAGGTAATAATTGATGAGTCCTCATACACCGCCAAGATAAAGGGTCGAGTCCTTGATCTAACCTTTAAAGAGTTTGAATTACTTAAGTACTTAGCCCAACACCCAGGCAGAGTCTTTACAAGATCTCAATTACTGCAAGAGATCTGGGGATATGACTACTTTGGTGGAACTAGAACTGTTGATGTTCATATCAGACGCCTTCGTTCAAAATTAGGTCCAGAGTTTGAGGCAATTATTGGCACAGTGCGTAATGTTGGCTATCGCTTTTCAGTACAAAATAATCAAACAACAGCTGATATTAATTAA